Proteins encoded within one genomic window of Halodesulfurarchaeum formicicum:
- a CDS encoding MBL fold metallo-hydrolase, giving the protein MEPGTVTRVSPGSALYYLDPGAFGPATYCSVYLYDTPRPAVIDTGLGTNYQTILDALETLGIDCADLAIVPTHVHLDHAGGAGYLAEACPEATVYVHEAGASHLVDPARLWAGTRAAVGEQIQYYIEPKPVPEARIVELGDGDRIDLGDRELSVHHAPGHAFHQAVFQDQSTGGVFTADAAGIHTPGVDGVRPTSPPPGFDLAGCLADVEMIQELDPTALYYAHFGPAEPADLLDEYATVLESWVESVADKRAELGADDAVVEYFVSRTDTVEAWGPVKARAETAMNVRGVLEYLDEA; this is encoded by the coding sequence ATGGAACCGGGAACCGTTACACGGGTCTCGCCCGGATCGGCCCTCTACTATCTCGATCCGGGGGCGTTCGGGCCGGCGACCTACTGTTCGGTGTATCTTTATGACACCCCGCGACCGGCGGTGATCGACACCGGGCTGGGGACGAATTACCAGACGATTCTAGACGCTCTGGAGACGTTGGGTATTGACTGTGCGGACCTGGCCATCGTTCCGACCCACGTCCACCTGGACCACGCGGGCGGGGCTGGTTACCTCGCCGAGGCGTGTCCCGAGGCCACGGTGTACGTTCACGAGGCGGGAGCGTCCCACCTCGTCGATCCGGCCCGGCTCTGGGCGGGGACGAGGGCTGCCGTGGGCGAGCAGATCCAGTACTACATCGAACCGAAACCGGTCCCGGAAGCACGGATCGTCGAACTCGGTGATGGGGACAGAATCGACCTGGGCGACCGAGAGCTTTCGGTTCACCACGCGCCAGGGCACGCATTCCACCAGGCGGTGTTCCAGGACCAGTCCACTGGCGGGGTGTTCACCGCCGATGCGGCCGGCATTCACACGCCTGGTGTTGACGGTGTCCGACCGACCAGTCCGCCACCCGGGTTCGATCTGGCGGGCTGTCTGGCGGACGTCGAGATGATCCAGGAACTCGATCCGACGGCCCTCTACTACGCCCATTTCGGCCCGGCCGAGCCAGCGGACTTGCTCGATGAGTACGCCACAGTGCTCGAATCCTGGGTCGAGTCAGTTGCGGACAAGCGGGCGGAGTTGGGTGCCGATGATGCGGTCGTTGAGTACTTCGTCTCGCGAACGGACACCGTCGAGGCCTGGGGCCCGGTCAAGGCACGGGCGGAAACCGCGATGAACGTGCGAGGTGTGTTGGAGTATTTGGACGAGGCCTAA
- a CDS encoding mechanosensitive ion channel family protein, with protein MALPFSPLQVSVMEPINQAIGSVISFLPTLIGAILILIVGYIIGKIVGGIVTRVLRRIGIDRYAEGTAVEEVDTSRRLARTLGLIVSYYIYFVALIAAANVLDIPQLTGLLADLGAYLPVVLGALAVLVIGFVAGRIIGDFVARIVGDFGIGHYLRETPFARFGGEGGFGRLVGKIVAYYIYLLTLLAVVDILAIDALSTLLNDFAGYLPALAGGLLVLVVGIWLAERVAEVVAESGDGRTFSVGSLGVKVLIYYITITLALATVGINIEVLTSLFTAFVVAFLGALALALAIGIGLAVGLGGQDYVAENIDSWVSAAKNSIREDEE; from the coding sequence ATGGCATTGCCATTCAGTCCGTTACAAGTATCGGTGATGGAACCGATCAATCAGGCGATCGGGAGCGTAATCTCCTTTCTCCCCACGCTGATCGGCGCAATACTAATTCTGATTGTCGGGTATATCATCGGCAAAATTGTCGGTGGCATCGTCACCCGAGTCCTCCGACGGATCGGTATCGATCGATATGCAGAGGGAACTGCCGTCGAAGAGGTTGACACCAGTCGCCGACTCGCTCGAACCCTCGGACTGATCGTTTCCTACTACATTTACTTCGTGGCTCTAATCGCAGCCGCAAACGTCCTGGATATCCCACAGCTGACCGGGTTGCTGGCCGATCTTGGCGCATACCTGCCAGTCGTTCTCGGAGCACTGGCAGTGTTGGTCATCGGTTTCGTCGCGGGTCGGATCATTGGCGATTTCGTCGCCCGAATCGTCGGGGACTTTGGAATCGGTCACTACCTCCGTGAGACGCCGTTTGCGCGGTTCGGTGGAGAGGGCGGCTTCGGTCGACTGGTCGGGAAGATCGTCGCCTACTACATCTACCTGTTGACCCTGTTGGCAGTCGTCGATATACTCGCCATCGATGCGCTCTCGACGCTCTTGAACGATTTCGCCGGCTATCTGCCGGCACTGGCTGGCGGGCTACTCGTGCTCGTAGTCGGGATCTGGCTCGCCGAACGGGTCGCCGAAGTGGTGGCCGAAAGCGGAGACGGACGGACATTCTCCGTGGGCAGCTTGGGCGTCAAGGTCCTGATTTACTACATCACGATTACCCTTGCACTGGCCACGGTTGGGATCAACATCGAGGTGCTGACCAGCCTCTTCACAGCCTTCGTGGTGGCCTTCCTCGGGGCCCTGGCACTGGCGCTCGCCATTGGCATCGGGCTCGCTGTCGGTCTAGGTGGACAGGACTACGTTGCTGAGAATATCGATAGCTGGGTTTCGGCGGCCAAAAACTCGATCCGGGAGGACGAGGAGTAA
- a CDS encoding cation-translocating P-type ATPase: protein MKAQPIETPWATDTSAVTEHYEVDPETGLSDSTVAARTDQFGPNTLREQEQRSAWQTLFDQFRSAIVLLLAAAGVAAFLLGKFVEGVSIFVVLVINGAIGFVTERRAIASVESLQELSEIDARVRRDGEVVTISAAELVPGDIVILNAGAVVPADLRVLEASKLQADESALTGESVPVGKSSAPVDGDTPLAERENMLYKGTHVTRGTAEAVVVATGMDTELGAISASLAKTAREKTPLQADLDELGHTLVPFLLVVAVIVLVSGWLRGQDLFLMVETAIALAIATVPEGLPVVATLLLARGMWRMADRDALVSNLASVETLGSTNVICTDKTGTLTENEMTVTEYLLPSGSVSVTGTGIDSTGVFEQAGDSIETPSGPLLEALEVGVLCNNASVEPGSEGDLAATGDPTEVALLVAGLKAGIDRSELLETVPEAREVSFDPARKMMATYHETDGDYRVAVKGAPEAVVEAADRVLGEDGTDSLSKADREAWLAESERMAEDGLRVLALATKTVGDSEAPPYEGLSLIGLVAMIDPPRTEVAETIQRCQEAGVRVVMATGDHAGTARNVGRSVGLGTAENTEPVLGSALDDPESLAEAERERLLDASIFARVSPENKLDLIELHQTAGSVVAMTGDGVNDAPALKNADIGVAMGQRGTQVAREASDMVLRDDNFESIYHAIREGRVIFRNIRKFVVYLMSCNLSELLAILLASIVGFPLPLLPLQILFLNVVTDIFPAFALGGCAGDSEIMCRPPRDQDEPILTRTHWTELGLYGALIAVATVGAFALGGQLYGGMGHPEVVTISFLTLAFAQLWHVFNMRDPASGVVRNEVTENGYVWGALALSSLLVVGTVYLPGVSLALGTAPIQAEGWLVVLGMSLVPLLVGQVVLLLRGRLNSPEPDSGNRS from the coding sequence ATGAAAGCACAACCGATCGAAACGCCGTGGGCAACGGACACCTCGGCGGTCACAGAGCACTACGAGGTGGACCCTGAGACTGGGCTCTCCGATAGTACGGTCGCCGCCCGGACGGACCAGTTCGGCCCGAACACGCTCCGGGAGCAAGAGCAGCGCTCGGCCTGGCAAACCCTTTTCGACCAGTTCCGGAGTGCGATCGTCCTGCTGTTGGCTGCTGCCGGGGTGGCCGCGTTCCTGCTGGGAAAGTTCGTCGAGGGGGTCTCGATCTTCGTCGTTCTGGTGATCAACGGCGCCATCGGGTTCGTCACCGAACGGCGAGCGATCGCCTCGGTCGAGAGCTTACAGGAGCTCTCGGAGATCGACGCCCGTGTTCGACGCGACGGCGAGGTCGTGACGATCTCGGCTGCCGAACTGGTGCCCGGGGACATCGTGATCCTGAACGCGGGGGCGGTCGTGCCGGCCGACCTGCGGGTGCTGGAGGCCTCGAAGTTACAGGCTGATGAGTCCGCGCTGACAGGTGAATCCGTCCCGGTCGGGAAATCCAGTGCGCCCGTCGATGGCGACACACCCCTCGCCGAGCGGGAGAACATGCTCTACAAGGGGACTCACGTCACCCGCGGCACGGCGGAGGCGGTCGTGGTTGCGACGGGGATGGACACCGAACTCGGCGCGATCTCGGCCTCGCTCGCGAAGACCGCGCGAGAAAAGACTCCGCTACAGGCCGACCTCGACGAACTCGGACACACCCTGGTCCCGTTTCTGCTCGTCGTCGCCGTGATCGTTCTCGTTTCTGGCTGGCTCCGGGGGCAGGATCTCTTCTTGATGGTCGAGACGGCGATCGCGCTGGCTATCGCCACTGTCCCGGAAGGGTTGCCGGTCGTGGCAACGCTGTTGCTCGCGAGGGGGATGTGGCGGATGGCCGACCGGGATGCCCTCGTGAGTAATCTGGCATCTGTCGAGACGCTGGGCTCGACGAACGTCATCTGCACGGACAAGACCGGCACGCTGACGGAAAACGAGATGACTGTCACCGAGTACCTCCTTCCCAGCGGGTCCGTCTCGGTGACGGGGACCGGGATCGATTCGACCGGGGTCTTCGAGCAAGCGGGTGATTCGATCGAGACGCCATCGGGGCCGCTCCTGGAAGCGCTGGAAGTGGGTGTTCTTTGTAACAATGCCTCGGTGGAACCTGGATCCGAGGGTGACCTGGCGGCAACAGGTGACCCGACAGAGGTTGCGCTCCTGGTGGCCGGGCTGAAAGCCGGTATCGACCGATCGGAACTGCTCGAAACCGTCCCGGAGGCTCGGGAGGTGTCCTTCGATCCGGCGCGAAAGATGATGGCGACCTACCACGAGACGGATGGGGACTACCGGGTCGCGGTGAAGGGCGCGCCGGAGGCAGTGGTGGAAGCCGCGGACAGGGTGCTTGGGGAAGATGGGACGGATTCGCTCTCGAAGGCCGACCGGGAGGCGTGGCTCGCGGAGAGCGAGCGCATGGCCGAGGACGGCCTTCGGGTGCTCGCGCTCGCGACGAAGACGGTCGGCGACTCCGAGGCACCACCCTACGAGGGGCTCTCACTGATCGGTCTGGTAGCGATGATCGACCCGCCCCGAACGGAGGTTGCGGAGACGATCCAGCGCTGTCAGGAGGCGGGAGTCAGGGTCGTTATGGCGACGGGCGATCACGCCGGGACGGCCAGAAACGTCGGTCGGAGCGTCGGACTGGGAACGGCCGAGAACACAGAGCCGGTGCTTGGGTCGGCCCTCGACGATCCCGAGTCCCTCGCAGAAGCGGAACGCGAGCGCTTGCTTGACGCCTCGATTTTCGCCCGGGTGAGTCCCGAGAACAAGCTCGATCTCATCGAACTCCATCAGACGGCCGGGTCGGTCGTCGCCATGACTGGCGACGGGGTGAACGACGCGCCGGCCCTGAAAAACGCCGACATCGGAGTCGCGATGGGGCAGCGAGGGACACAGGTCGCCCGGGAAGCTTCTGACATGGTCCTCCGGGACGACAACTTCGAGAGCATCTATCATGCGATCCGCGAGGGGCGGGTCATCTTTCGAAACATCCGGAAGTTCGTCGTGTATCTCATGTCCTGTAACCTGAGTGAGTTGCTCGCGATCCTGCTGGCCTCGATCGTTGGCTTTCCGCTCCCACTGTTGCCGTTGCAGATCCTCTTTCTCAACGTCGTGACCGACATCTTTCCGGCCTTTGCGCTGGGTGGCTGTGCCGGTGATTCGGAGATCATGTGTCGGCCGCCACGGGACCAGGACGAGCCAATTCTGACCCGCACTCACTGGACGGAGCTGGGTCTCTATGGGGCCTTGATCGCGGTCGCGACCGTGGGGGCGTTTGCCCTCGGCGGGCAGCTCTACGGCGGGATGGGCCACCCGGAAGTCGTGACCATCTCGTTTCTGACCCTGGCCTTCGCTCAGCTCTGGCACGTGTTCAACATGCGCGATCCCGCTTCGGGAGTGGTGCGAAACGAGGTGACCGAGAACGGGTACGTGTGGGGCGCACTCGCGCTCTCATCGCTGCTTGTGGTGGGGACGGTCTACCTGCCCGGCGTCTCGCTGGCGCTCGGGACCGCACCGATTCAGGCCGAGGGATGGCTGGTGGTTCTCGGGATGAGCCTGGTGCCACTCCTGGTGGGCCAGGTGGTGTTACTGCTCAGAGGTCGCCTGAACTCGCCCGAACCCGACAGTGGCAACCGTTCGTAA
- a CDS encoding aspartate aminotransferase family protein gives MESGGNKHHAERAAPGSERLHESATEVFPGGVSHNIRYHEPHPLYVESASGATIRDVDGNEYVDYWMNHQTSVLGHAYPTVVEAVQEQAADGLHYGTPNETGLAFARKILEAFPAAERLRFTSSGTEATMYAVRLARATTGKDHILKAEGGWHGGSSDLSSAVHSPFDRRTTAGLPPGVEEHVHAFPINDEAAVEDLFEQYDVGGVIVEPMLLAGGGVECEADFLTFLREETRRRDAQLIFDEVVTGFRVSPGSYQARVGIEPDLTTFGKVAGGGLPIGGLAGRADLFERAKPNANVPPEQAILAGGGTFTMNPMTATAGLATLEVLESEPVYEHTESWGERVRSRLAEIFEERGVDARVLGTSSLFCPHFEPEAPLTDVKAVETATNRSALVEFHDRLIDRGHYHLPGHMGSVSYQTTEAQLEDLLESSEEVIQELQAEGVL, from the coding sequence ATGGAATCAGGCGGTAACAAACACCACGCCGAACGGGCAGCCCCCGGAAGCGAACGCCTTCACGAGTCTGCGACCGAAGTGTTTCCGGGCGGCGTTTCACACAACATCAGATACCACGAGCCACACCCGCTCTACGTCGAGTCAGCGAGCGGCGCGACGATCCGGGACGTCGACGGCAACGAGTACGTCGATTACTGGATGAACCACCAGACGAGCGTCCTGGGACATGCCTACCCGACGGTCGTCGAAGCGGTACAGGAGCAGGCGGCCGACGGCCTCCACTATGGGACCCCCAACGAAACGGGGCTGGCATTCGCGCGGAAGATCCTGGAGGCCTTTCCAGCCGCCGAACGCCTGCGATTCACGTCCTCCGGGACCGAGGCGACGATGTACGCGGTCCGACTCGCCAGGGCCACGACTGGCAAGGATCACATCCTCAAAGCCGAGGGTGGCTGGCACGGTGGCAGTTCGGACCTGTCGAGCGCCGTTCACAGCCCCTTCGACCGACGGACGACGGCCGGACTCCCGCCGGGAGTCGAGGAACACGTTCACGCCTTTCCGATCAACGACGAAGCGGCCGTCGAGGACCTGTTCGAGCAGTACGACGTGGGCGGTGTCATCGTCGAGCCCATGTTACTCGCCGGCGGCGGGGTCGAGTGCGAGGCTGATTTCCTGACCTTCCTCCGGGAGGAGACCCGACGCCGTGACGCCCAGTTGATCTTCGACGAGGTCGTGACCGGGTTCCGGGTCTCGCCCGGAAGCTATCAGGCGCGAGTCGGCATCGAGCCCGATTTGACGACCTTCGGCAAGGTCGCCGGCGGGGGCCTCCCCATTGGCGGGCTTGCCGGTCGTGCGGACCTCTTCGAACGGGCGAAACCGAACGCAAACGTGCCCCCGGAGCAGGCGATCCTGGCGGGCGGCGGAACGTTCACGATGAACCCGATGACCGCGACGGCGGGCCTGGCCACTCTGGAGGTACTCGAATCCGAACCGGTCTACGAGCACACCGAATCCTGGGGCGAGAGGGTTCGCTCACGGCTCGCTGAAATCTTCGAGGAACGGGGCGTGGACGCCAGGGTACTTGGAACGAGTTCGTTGTTCTGTCCGCATTTCGAGCCCGAGGCACCCCTAACCGACGTCAAGGCAGTCGAGACGGCGACGAATCGATCCGCCCTCGTGGAATTCCACGACCGGCTGATCGACCGGGGACACTACCACCTCCCGGGACACATGGGGAGTGTCTCCTACCAGACGACGGAGGCACAACTCGAAGACCTACTCGAATCGAGCGAGGAAGTGATACAGGAACTACAAGCGGAGGGAGTTCTATGA
- a CDS encoding MgtC/SapB family protein: MPEPSLSLGLSVAVAFGIGAIIGMEREQSESGGTYAGSRTFPLFALYGALVSAFFPAGVPLALFTIALPLTVAYAAKIHIEGDMGLTTLVAGLVTVVLGAMTTHSDRAMIAAIVTAGIVVVLLSSKGWIHGVADNIGEAERRASVKFIVVVLVVLPLLPDRNLDVLLGLNPRYVWLMVVFVSGLSFAAYLLGETIGAKRGIVATGVLGGFVSSTATAMSMAERTREAPSLYHITAFSAVIASIVMFPRALVEVAVVNPALFPLVLVPLGGMTVAGAAIAAVVYWRSTAHQQIEAQIQNPFHLRPALVFGAVFAVVLLVSEYANAWFGVSGIYGTAFVSGLADVDAITLTLSTLSADGEISDTVATTGIVIAAIANTLVKAGLTWVLGTRALGRLVTAILGTVAIVGVVIVLLL; the protein is encoded by the coding sequence ATGCCCGAACCCTCCCTCTCGCTCGGACTCTCCGTGGCCGTGGCCTTCGGGATCGGCGCGATCATCGGCATGGAGCGTGAGCAAAGCGAATCGGGAGGGACCTACGCCGGGAGTCGCACGTTTCCGCTGTTTGCACTGTACGGGGCCCTCGTCTCCGCGTTCTTTCCGGCCGGGGTTCCACTCGCCCTGTTCACAATTGCGCTGCCGCTGACCGTTGCCTACGCGGCGAAGATACACATCGAGGGGGACATGGGCCTCACGACGCTGGTCGCGGGACTGGTCACGGTGGTTCTGGGAGCGATGACCACCCACTCCGACCGGGCGATGATCGCAGCCATCGTGACCGCAGGGATCGTCGTCGTGCTGCTCTCCTCGAAGGGGTGGATTCACGGAGTCGCCGACAACATCGGTGAGGCCGAGCGCCGCGCGAGCGTGAAGTTCATCGTGGTCGTGCTCGTGGTGCTGCCCCTGTTGCCCGATCGGAATCTGGACGTGCTGTTGGGGCTCAATCCGCGGTACGTCTGGTTGATGGTCGTTTTCGTCTCGGGGTTGAGTTTCGCCGCGTACCTCCTGGGAGAGACGATCGGGGCCAAGCGAGGGATCGTCGCGACCGGAGTGCTCGGCGGCTTTGTCTCCTCGACCGCGACGGCGATGTCGATGGCCGAACGGACCCGGGAGGCCCCCTCGCTGTACCACATCACGGCGTTCTCGGCTGTCATCGCGTCGATCGTGATGTTTCCCCGGGCGCTCGTGGAGGTCGCAGTTGTCAATCCGGCATTGTTCCCGCTCGTGCTCGTCCCGCTCGGGGGCATGACCGTCGCCGGGGCGGCGATCGCGGCCGTCGTCTACTGGCGGTCGACCGCTCACCAGCAAATCGAGGCCCAGATCCAGAACCCGTTTCACCTCAGACCGGCCCTCGTCTTCGGGGCGGTGTTCGCCGTCGTCCTGCTGGTCTCGGAGTACGCCAACGCCTGGTTCGGGGTCTCGGGGATCTACGGGACTGCCTTCGTTTCCGGGCTGGCGGACGTGGACGCGATCACCCTCACGCTGAGTACCCTCTCGGCGGACGGCGAGATCTCGGATACGGTCGCGACGACGGGGATCGTGATCGCCGCCATCGCGAATACGCTGGTCAAAGCGGGGCTCACCTGGGTGCTGGGGACCCGCGCCCTGGGGCGCCTGGTGACGGCGATTCTGGGAACGGTGGCGATTGTGGGCGTGGTGATCGTCCTTCTGCTCTGA
- a CDS encoding CBS domain-containing protein: protein MSPLVADLMETDVVSTDAGKSLADVGTKLYEAGVGSVIARSGKGVPIGILTPQDLLRAIAEADRPLTDIPAEEYMSRPLLTIESDRPVRSAVRQMNEADVEQLAIVTEFDVVGIISQKDVLAAYESLIKAAHAAERRRI, encoded by the coding sequence ATGAGTCCACTGGTGGCCGACCTCATGGAGACCGATGTCGTCTCGACCGACGCCGGAAAGAGCCTGGCGGACGTCGGGACGAAGCTGTACGAGGCCGGTGTCGGCAGCGTGATCGCCCGATCCGGGAAGGGGGTTCCGATCGGTATTCTCACACCACAGGATCTCCTCAGGGCGATCGCGGAGGCCGACCGGCCACTCACCGACATCCCCGCCGAGGAGTATATGTCCCGGCCGCTCCTGACGATCGAGTCGGATCGCCCTGTCCGAAGTGCCGTCCGCCAGATGAACGAAGCGGACGTGGAACAGCTCGCGATCGTGACGGAGTTCGACGTCGTCGGGATCATTTCACAGAAGGATGTCCTCGCCGCCTACGAGTCACTGATCAAGGCCGCTCACGCGGCCGAACGGCGACGGATCTGA
- a CDS encoding NAD(P)H-dependent amine dehydrogenase family protein yields MTTTAVQYGIGPIGRRIVQVATARGIDFVGAIDIDPEKVGQDLAAVANLDTETGVTVTDDPDTALAEEPDVVFHSTLSDVTAITSQIEAAVAAGADVISTTEELSYPWYHQPDAAAELDEIARENGQTVLGTGINPGFAMDTLPAVLTTPCQDVESVQISRVQNASQRRKPLQEKVGAGLTEAVWEEEIAPEAGHVGLPESIAMLAAALDWDLESIEETIEPVVVETRTESEYFTAEPGDVAGIHQIGTGYVDGEPAIELDLSMFLGAENPRDEIEISGTPDLHVTVDGGFHGDVTTPAVVVNAAPRVQSGRPGLATMIDLATPRFAERP; encoded by the coding sequence ATGACAACGACAGCAGTTCAATACGGGATCGGTCCGATCGGCAGGCGAATCGTCCAGGTGGCAACCGCACGCGGCATCGACTTCGTCGGCGCCATCGACATCGACCCGGAGAAGGTGGGGCAGGACCTCGCTGCAGTCGCAAACCTCGATACCGAGACGGGGGTCACGGTAACCGACGATCCCGACACGGCACTCGCCGAGGAGCCCGACGTCGTCTTTCACTCCACGCTCTCGGACGTCACCGCCATCACCTCACAGATCGAGGCCGCGGTCGCTGCCGGCGCGGACGTGATCTCGACGACCGAGGAGCTCTCCTACCCCTGGTATCACCAGCCGGATGCCGCCGCGGAACTCGACGAGATCGCCCGGGAGAACGGCCAGACGGTACTGGGGACCGGGATTAACCCTGGCTTCGCGATGGACACGCTGCCGGCGGTCCTCACTACGCCCTGTCAGGACGTCGAGTCAGTCCAGATCTCTCGGGTTCAGAACGCCAGCCAGCGCCGCAAGCCACTCCAGGAGAAGGTCGGTGCCGGCCTCACGGAAGCGGTCTGGGAGGAGGAAATCGCGCCCGAGGCGGGTCACGTTGGTCTCCCCGAGTCCATCGCCATGCTCGCAGCCGCGCTTGACTGGGATCTTGAGTCGATCGAGGAGACGATCGAGCCAGTCGTCGTCGAGACCCGGACCGAGAGTGAGTATTTCACCGCCGAACCGGGTGATGTCGCTGGCATCCACCAGATCGGAACGGGCTATGTCGATGGCGAGCCGGCGATCGAACTGGATCTCAGCATGTTCCTGGGGGCCGAAAACCCGCGGGACGAGATCGAGATCTCCGGGACTCCGGACCTGCACGTGACCGTCGACGGCGGATTCCATGGAGACGTGACAACGCCGGCGGTCGTGGTCAACGCCGCCCCGCGCGTGCAAAGTGGCCGACCGGGCCTGGCGACGATGATCGACCTGGCGACTCCGCGATTTGCTGAGCGGCCCTGA
- a CDS encoding sugar-transfer associated ATP-grasp domain-containing protein, which translates to MDSQQSRRLTFAGILLVFLVFALVLSWQFERLAPTVIENYVFLQLAVAATIIALFRSEVGFSTFGVFGPTIIAFAWIQVGPYWGLILITYLFVIAIAIRDLIEPLNLTTPHRVATVLLVVVFGLLVLGGVSHTQPTLPQFGYSLFFPAILTAWYGDRFVNELHDAGWVPVLERLLLTVVVISLAFTVVTYEPFMNWFARTPTAWILLVGINLYLGSVTTVRLSERLRFRNLLQKFEPNGNGWLAVLTLSVRNRDFVERYNPAQLLARLDKVVVKQLLHGLEIPTPATYAHLRSADDLDAVDSLLEDHAEFVVKPATSLGGEGILVVTGRREDGRFETSDGPLEGAEIRAHARDILEGRYEVAYESTGEAYLEALVHPAGILSETAGTGVPDVRVILLKGVPIMAMARLPTRESRGRANLHGGALAVGLDLETGHATGAFQQTRRRWLATHPDTGRPIDAIEIPDWEQVLTLASRAALTTHLGYAGVDVVFDREGPLVLEVNRRPGLGIQNATMDGLLRRLRYAEAHLEPLANEPAASRVRAGLEFARADWGGVPQ; encoded by the coding sequence ATGGATAGCCAACAATCACGCCGGCTGACGTTCGCGGGAATCCTGCTCGTATTCCTGGTCTTCGCGTTGGTCCTGAGCTGGCAGTTCGAGCGGTTGGCTCCGACCGTCATAGAGAACTACGTCTTCTTGCAACTCGCGGTTGCCGCCACGATCATCGCCCTGTTTCGCTCGGAGGTCGGGTTCTCGACGTTCGGGGTCTTCGGGCCGACGATCATCGCGTTTGCCTGGATTCAGGTCGGGCCCTACTGGGGGCTGATCTTGATCACGTATCTCTTCGTGATCGCGATCGCGATCCGTGATCTCATCGAACCGCTGAACCTCACGACACCCCATCGGGTGGCGACGGTGCTCCTGGTAGTCGTCTTCGGACTCCTCGTCCTCGGCGGCGTGAGCCACACCCAGCCGACGCTCCCGCAGTTTGGCTACTCGCTTTTCTTCCCGGCCATCCTGACGGCCTGGTACGGCGACCGCTTCGTCAACGAACTCCACGACGCCGGCTGGGTGCCCGTCCTCGAACGGCTGCTCCTGACCGTCGTCGTGATCTCGCTGGCCTTTACCGTCGTCACGTACGAGCCGTTCATGAACTGGTTCGCTCGGACCCCCACAGCCTGGATCCTGCTGGTCGGGATCAATCTCTACCTGGGATCGGTCACAACAGTCCGACTTAGTGAACGGCTTCGCTTTCGCAACCTGCTCCAAAAATTCGAGCCGAACGGGAATGGCTGGCTGGCAGTGCTGACCCTCTCCGTGCGCAACCGGGACTTCGTCGAGCGCTACAACCCAGCCCAGCTACTGGCGCGGCTGGACAAAGTAGTCGTGAAACAGCTCCTGCACGGCCTGGAGATCCCGACACCGGCCACCTACGCCCATCTCCGGTCCGCCGACGACCTCGACGCGGTCGATTCGCTCCTGGAGGATCACGCGGAGTTCGTCGTCAAGCCGGCCACCAGTCTCGGCGGCGAGGGGATCCTCGTGGTCACCGGGCGACGCGAGGACGGCCGGTTCGAAACCTCAGACGGGCCACTGGAGGGAGCGGAGATTCGCGCCCACGCGAGGGACATTCTCGAAGGCCGCTACGAGGTCGCCTACGAATCGACCGGCGAAGCCTATCTCGAGGCGCTCGTCCACCCGGCGGGTATCCTCAGTGAGACGGCCGGAACAGGAGTCCCGGACGTCCGGGTCATTCTTCTCAAAGGAGTCCCGATCATGGCAATGGCCCGACTGCCCACTCGGGAGTCACGCGGGCGAGCAAACCTCCACGGCGGCGCCCTCGCGGTCGGACTCGATCTGGAGACGGGGCACGCGACAGGGGCCTTCCAGCAGACACGCCGTCGCTGGTTGGCCACGCACCCCGATACGGGCCGCCCCATCGACGCCATCGAGATTCCAGATTGGGAGCAGGTGCTCACACTCGCCTCCCGAGCCGCACTCACCACCCATCTCGGCTACGCCGGCGTCGACGTCGTCTTCGATCGGGAGGGGCCACTCGTCCTCGAAGTGAATCGGCGACCCGGCCTTGGCATCCAGAACGCCACGATGGATGGGCTCCTACGCCGGCTTCGGTACGCCGAAGCACACCTCGAACCACTCGCAAACGAACCCGCAGCGAGCCGCGTGCGAGCGGGACTCGAGTTTGCACGGGCGGACTGGGGAGGTGTGCCACAATGA
- a CDS encoding 30S ribosomal protein S15 — protein sequence MARMHTRRRGQSGSDKPATDEPPEWSDVDADTIEERVLELAAQGKDPSQIGIALRDEGVQGTPIPDVKAATGKKVTTILEENDADPEIPEDFRNLLEKAVNLYEHVEENGQDHHNKHALQNLESKIRRLANYYRGDQLPADFKYTYENAKDLLE from the coding sequence ATGGCACGAATGCACACCCGTCGCCGGGGACAGTCCGGATCGGACAAACCGGCGACAGACGAACCACCGGAGTGGAGTGACGTCGATGCAGATACCATCGAAGAGCGAGTGCTCGAGCTGGCCGCACAGGGGAAAGACCCCTCCCAGATCGGCATCGCGCTCAGGGACGAGGGCGTCCAGGGCACGCCCATCCCGGACGTGAAAGCCGCGACCGGCAAGAAGGTGACCACGATCCTCGAGGAAAACGACGCGGACCCGGAGATCCCCGAGGACTTCCGGAACCTGCTCGAAAAGGCTGTTAACCTCTACGAACACGTCGAGGAGAACGGCCAGGACCACCACAACAAACACGCCCTGCAGAACCTGGAGTCCAAGATTCGCCGTCTGGCGAACTACTACCGGGGCGACCAGCTCCCAGCGGACTTCAAGTACACCTACGAGAACGCCAAGGACCTCCTCGAATAG